The Polyangium aurulentum genomic interval GAGCTGCTCCACGGGGTTGACGAGCCACACGTGCTCGACGCGCTCGCGCCGGTAGATGCGCATCTTCTTCTTGCGATCGACCTGCTCGGTCCGCGGCGAGATCACCTCGCAGACCCAGTCGGGCGCGACGGCGTAATGACCAGGCCCATCCTCCGGCCCGAGCCGGTCCGGCATGCGCTCGCGGCGCCATCCCGCGAGATCTGGGGCGATCTTGTCCGGTCGGGGCCCGAGGTGCAGCTCGGGCTCGATGAGGATCACCCACCCGCCCGGACCTTCACCCCCGGTGCCCTTCGTGAACGGGAACAAGTACCCGTGCAGATCCGACTGCGCCGCCGCATGTCTCGGCGCCGGCCGCGGATGCACGTGCAGCTCCCCGTCCAGGATTTCCGCCACCATCTCCGGCGGCGTCGCCTCGAACGCCGCCT includes:
- a CDS encoding Uma2 family endonuclease — encoded protein: MVAEILDGELHVHPRPAPRHAAAQSDLHGYLFPFTKGTGGEGPGGWVILIEPELHLGPRPDKIAPDLAGWRRERMPDRLGPEDGPGHYAVAPDWVCEVISPRTEQVDRKKKMRIYRRERVEHVWLVNPVEQLLEVYRLEGERYAVLDTFGGEDRVRVAPFEALELPLAELWAK